The following DNA comes from Capillibacterium thermochitinicola.
TTGAAGATAATTACGGAGGGAACGTGGCATAATAGATTCGGGTAAGCGGTGATAGAAATTGATCGATGGTCGTGCGACGCTGGTCAGTAGAATAAAAAAATATTGGCGAAAAAAAAGGGAAGTACGTTATACTTTTATGTTGGTTCCGCGTGGTTCAGGAGTAACTAAAAGTATTAATATCCCTTTTTTCATCATTGTCCTTTTTTTCCTTTTGTTCGCGGCTAATATTTACTTCTTGGTCCGTTATCCTTTGCGTCTTTCGGAGATCGATAATTTAGATCGTAAAGTATACCAGCTTAATGACGTGATTGCCCGAAACGACAACGATTTGAAATTGATTGATCCATCAATCAAAAAGACGGAAGAGTTCGAAGCAATTGTAGCGCAACATAGTGAGATCATAAAACAGATCGAAGCATTACACCGTTCAATTTTGGATAAAAAAGCTGGTAAGTTTTGATAAAGGAGTCAATTATGGAACGGGTAATGAAATCGCCGCTGAGGTTTTCCTCCCGGCGCCGGAAAAAAGATCGAGGCTATACGTTGATGGTGCTCCCGAACAAACCGGAAAAGGTGAGGAGCATCTATCTTCCTTTTGTCCTTATTGTAATATTCTTTTGTTTAATGGGCGTAAACTTCTATTTTCTATGTCGTTATCCTTTGCGGATTGCCGAGATCTTCCGACTTGAACAGGAGATTATCAATTGCAAGCAGATCATTGCCCGTCAAGAAAAAGAATTGAAAATGATCGATCCGGCGATTCGATCAACCCATGAGGTCGGGGAGATGATTAATGTCCATAATCGACTGGCCATGGAGCTGGAGAACAAGTACAATGAAGTTCGGAACATCTCTTCACGGACGCGGGTCAGTCGGGGCAGTAGTTATCGTCCCTTCCAATTGCCCCAGTACAAGTTGTCCAGCGCCGATTCGGAGCTGACCAAACTATATATTCTCAACAGTAACCTGGACTTTCTGGATGAAGAGCTAAGCAAGACCAGTGCTCAACTGCAAGATCTGTATTCCCGTTTTAGTGCCTATGACCGGGAGCTGGATTATACCCCCACCATTTACCCGTTAGTGCAAAAAGGCTATATCACTTCTTATTATGGATACCGGCGGGATCCGGTCACCGGCCGGGTCGGTGCTTTCCATGAAGGGATCGATATTGCGGTACGGGCGGGGACGCCAGTGCGGGCGACCGCCGACGGAACGGTGGTACGCGCTTCTTCCTATGGTACATACGGGTTGTTTATCGAGATTAAACATGGCTCCTATGGGTACCGTACAAGGTATGCCCATAATAGTAAAATATTGGTTAGAGAAGGGCAGCAGGTGAAAAAGGGCGATATCATTGCCCTGGTTGGGAGTACGGGTAAAAGTACCGGTCCCCACCTTCATTACGAAGTTCTCTATAACGGTAAACCGGTTAATCCACGAAACTACCTGCCGTAATCATTATTGAGGAGGATACTGATGAGAAAAGACAAGCATGAAGCAAACAACAAAGGTGGAAGCAGGAAAATTGACACTCTGATCGGAAAGGATTCCGCCTTTACAGGTAATATAGAATCCACGGGGACAATCCGGATTGACGGTAAGTTTGACGGCGAAATCATCACCAAAGGGGATTTGGTGATTGGGGAAAGTGGAGTAGTACAAGGGAAGATTAAAGCCGAAAACATCACTATTGCCGGTAAAGTCCAGGGTGAAGTAGAGGCCGCCGGCAAGTTGGAATTGGTTCCGACCGGGAACTTGCAAGGGGAAGCCAAAATGGCCTTGTTGGTGGTGGAAGAAGGCGCGGTCTTCCAAGGGAACTGTCAACAATTCAGCAAGGATAGTAAGGAAAAAGGGAAGTTTCTACCGATTGGAACCCCGGCGGAACAAAAAGGCCAAGCGAACAGCGGTCAGACCCAACGCTAAGGCAAGACGTGCCAGGCTGACGGGATGGGTCCACAGTTTTACATTCAACACACTGCTCTTCTTGGGGTAAAGGATTAAATCATTAATGGTGGCAAAGATGAGAGAAGTGGATAACCGGGCTTTTGTTTTTTTGTGGAGAAAAAGAAGAAGGAAGAGAGAAAAAGGGTATTGCTTAATGATCGTCCCCAATAACAAGGGGAAGGTCAACTCGATAAACATCCCTTACTTTGTTTTTATCTCTTTCTTTATCATTATGGCGGTCAACATTTATTATCTTGTCCGTTATCCTTTCCGCATTTCGGAGATCTGGGAGCTGGAACGGCATATTTATGATTTACGCCAGATCATCGCCAAGCAGGACAAAGAACTGCGGCGGCTTGATCCTTGTCTGAAAGCAACCCAGGAGATGGCGGGCAAGTTAAACGCCTCCAACCGTTTCTTTGTTGATATGGAGTTGGAATATGACCGCCTGCGCAACAACAAAAAAACCGGGGAAAAAGCCCTGACGTACCGGGAAGTATATTTACCCGGTTACCGGCTGTCCAGTGCCGACCAGGATTACTCTAAATTAGAACTCTTAAACAGTAACTTAAGCTATCTTGAAGAAGAGCTTGCCTTCACCAGTTCCGCACTGGATGATCTATTAACCAAGTATAAAACATACGACCGTCAACTCGACTTCATCCCGACCATCTGGCCGCTGGCCCGTGACCGGCGGATCTCCTCCGGTTTTGGTTACCGACGGCACCCGGTTCATAAACAGGTCATATTCCACCACGGAATAGACATCCCGTCCCGGATCGGAACGCCGGTGCGGGCGACCGCCGAGGGAACGGTGACGATTGCGGGACCCCGGGGCGGCTATGGCCTTTTGGTTGAAATTAACCACGGCAACGGATACCGGACGCGATACGGGCATAACAGTCGACTGGCGGTCCGGGTTGGACAAAAAGTGAAAAAAGGACAGATCATTGCGTACGTCGGTAATACCGGGACCAGTACCGGACCCCACGTTCACTATGAGGTACGACTTAACAATGTTCCGGTAGACCCAACACCATATCTTAATTGAAGGGGTCGATAGCTGTTATGGAAGGGAAAAATCAAATTCAGACGATCATCGGGAAGGCTACCACTTTTCGGGGGACGATTGGTTCGACGGAAAATATTCAGATTGATGGAAAGCACCAAGGGGAGATTGTTACGAAAGGAAACCTCTATATCTCGGAGTCGGGGGAAGTGGAAGGCAAAGTCCAGGCCGACAATCTTCTGCTCGCCGGTGTTCTTCATGGAGAGACAAAAGTAAATGGAAAGATGGAGATTTTAGCAACCGGAAAATTCCAAGGCGAGGCGGAAATGTCCATCTTCGTAGTGGAAGAAGGCGCCCGCTTCCAGGGCGAGTGCCGGCAAAACAAAAAATAGAGGCGAAAAGCAGCTTGTTCTCAAAAGCAGAGTTGCGAATGATTATTAAGCCCCTGAATAAGGGGCTTTTTCATACATATAGGGCTTGTTTGGAACAATCCTTTCGCTCCCAGACATAGAAATAGAGCGGGAAAAGAAAACGCCGTATGGTTAGCGGAAAAAGGTGAGGATTTTGCGGTTTCAACCTTCCAAAACAGGAGCACAGAGAATACTCGCGGAAAAACTACGGGATGAGAAGATCAGCTTTCTGGAAAACCAGTGGCTGGAAGGGATGGAAGTGGACATCTTCCTACCCGAGTATTATCTGGTCATCGAGATTGATGGTTTTTATCATTTAAGTGCGGGACAGCAAGCAAGGGATCTCCAAAAAGACCAGCGGTTACAAGCCGCCGGTTATCATGTATTGCGTTTTACAAACTCCCAGGTCTACCAGGACATTAAAGAGTGCCTGCGGCAGATCAAAGTGTTTATTGACGGTCATGATCTCCAGCTAAAAAAAGGGGCTTGCCCGGATGAGGAGCAAGCCCCTTGGCAAAGT
Coding sequences within:
- a CDS encoding M23 family metallopeptidase; the protein is MERVMKSPLRFSSRRRKKDRGYTLMVLPNKPEKVRSIYLPFVLIVIFFCLMGVNFYFLCRYPLRIAEIFRLEQEIINCKQIIARQEKELKMIDPAIRSTHEVGEMINVHNRLAMELENKYNEVRNISSRTRVSRGSSYRPFQLPQYKLSSADSELTKLYILNSNLDFLDEELSKTSAQLQDLYSRFSAYDRELDYTPTIYPLVQKGYITSYYGYRRDPVTGRVGAFHEGIDIAVRAGTPVRATADGTVVRASSYGTYGLFIEIKHGSYGYRTRYAHNSKILVREGQQVKKGDIIALVGSTGKSTGPHLHYEVLYNGKPVNPRNYLP
- a CDS encoding bactofilin family protein codes for the protein MRKDKHEANNKGGSRKIDTLIGKDSAFTGNIESTGTIRIDGKFDGEIITKGDLVIGESGVVQGKIKAENITIAGKVQGEVEAAGKLELVPTGNLQGEAKMALLVVEEGAVFQGNCQQFSKDSKEKGKFLPIGTPAEQKGQANSGQTQR
- a CDS encoding M23 family metallopeptidase; protein product: MIVPNNKGKVNSINIPYFVFISFFIIMAVNIYYLVRYPFRISEIWELERHIYDLRQIIAKQDKELRRLDPCLKATQEMAGKLNASNRFFVDMELEYDRLRNNKKTGEKALTYREVYLPGYRLSSADQDYSKLELLNSNLSYLEEELAFTSSALDDLLTKYKTYDRQLDFIPTIWPLARDRRISSGFGYRRHPVHKQVIFHHGIDIPSRIGTPVRATAEGTVTIAGPRGGYGLLVEINHGNGYRTRYGHNSRLAVRVGQKVKKGQIIAYVGNTGTSTGPHVHYEVRLNNVPVDPTPYLN
- a CDS encoding bactofilin family protein; its protein translation is MEGKNQIQTIIGKATTFRGTIGSTENIQIDGKHQGEIVTKGNLYISESGEVEGKVQADNLLLAGVLHGETKVNGKMEILATGKFQGEAEMSIFVVEEGARFQGECRQNKK
- a CDS encoding endonuclease domain-containing protein — translated: MRILRFQPSKTGAQRILAEKLRDEKISFLENQWLEGMEVDIFLPEYYLVIEIDGFYHLSAGQQARDLQKDQRLQAAGYHVLRFTNSQVYQDIKECLRQIKVFIDGHDLQLKKGACPDEEQAPWQSQLAAYKKRLNQEEEKTEE